GACAGCGATGAACAGACAGGGTCGGCCATTTAGTGGGAAACAGTGGGGAAACAGCTTAGAGCTGCAAGCGCGCGAACTGGGTGAGATGATGCAGCGAAGTATCCAGATGgtcgagatgaaggagagaggACTCTGGGATGCGGATGTTTCGATGTGGGAGAATGAGCCACGGCGAAGGGTAAAAATGGAACATGCTGGGGAAGAGTCGGAGGATATGGTGATGGATGAAAAGGGAGAGAAGGTCGTAGAAGAGTGGTTAACAGAGAGATTATCACCATAGAATCGATCTCATGATCATGTAGCAATAGCCATGTACAGTACATGCAGCAATAGTTCGAATGTTGATAAAGGGTTGACCTATTTTGGGGTAGCACAGCGCTAAAGCAGCGACGGAGCATTGAGAAAGCTTGTCTGGTGGGGTAATATGCGATTGGATCCCTTTAATATCGAGACGCATCTCTTTTTGTCGTTCGAGTCTAGAACGAGCGGCTGAAGCACTTTATCAGCCaagtttgagaagctgaCTCGAGGAGATGTACCAGCAGGTACTTGATTAACAAGGAAGCACAGTCAATCATGACAGTATAAGAACGACTTCGCCAGCTTGAGAGGTACTTGTCACTGATAGTGATTGACTAAATGATGAGTGGACCAGCGGCTAATCAATGCACGCTGTCGTCAGGGCGGTCTCGTTTTCATAAGTAGCGTCCAGGGTCACAAGGCCTGACAtgtctcttcttctggaccCTTGACATTTCCCTACAGTGTCAGTTTCATCTCTGATAAAATTCCACAAGAGAAAACACAGAATCAACAAGAATGCAAGATTATAAGGATTACACGTATGTCTCGACTCTCCCCCCTGGGTGATTCACTCCTCCAAGTACCAGGGGTAATCTGCCGATAATCAAGATCAAGTTATTATTGCCTACCCCGTAACtaaaggtaaggtacctGCTAAATTATCCGGTGGATCCTCTGTTACCACCCCTGGAAATGCTTGTTTTTCAGTGGCTGCCTTAGATTCCAGTTCCAGTTCCAGTTGGAATCCTTGGAAGCGCAAGGATGCTTCAGTTGAGATTAGGTTGGATTGCATCCAATGTCACCCACTACCGTTACCGCTGCCTCAGTCTCTGGCTGATACTGGACTGTACCTGTACTGTCATGTACAGTACATGACTTACGAACTGGCCATGGCTGAGCAGTTTCATCTCCCGTCTGCCCGCCTCTATTCTTATCCTTATCCTTAACCTTCCTTCACCTTCTAGATACCTTTCTACCCTTTGTCTTGACAAGACATACATCACTTTCCCAAGCTCCATCTGGTACGTTTTCTCTCGATTCCTGCTTCGCGTGGACTTTATCGTCCTGGTCTGTCTCAGTCAACTTCAGACGTGCAAATCCAATAGCTTCGCCAGCTCAAGGAAGCATAATCGATAGAATCAAGCGGGCATCACTTATCATCGGAGATCCGATATCAAGCACCAGGCCGGGGAGTCGGAGGGGACAACGCGACGGCGTCTTCANNNNNNNNNNNNNNNNNNNNNNNNNNNNNNNNNNNNNNNNNNNNNNNNNNNNNNNNNNNNNNNNNNNNNNNNNNNNNNNNNNNNNNNNNNNNNNNNNNNNNNNNNNNNNNNNNNNNNNNNNNNNNNNNNNNNNNNNNNNNNNNNNNNNNNNNGCCTGCCGATACCACAGCTGCCACCGAGCCTACCAAGGCCGAGgctgctcctcctgctccCGCCAGTACGTTTCTGCCTATGCGATCTATTGAATACCCCGTTACTGACTGTCGTGTGCCACAGCTGAGCCAGCTCCTGCAGCTGAACCCGCAGCCCCTGCTGCCGAACCAGCTAAGGAGGAGGCCAAACCCGCAACTGAGGTCAAGCCTGAGGCTCcccctgctgctgctgagccaGCCAAGACCGAGGAGCCAGTTGCTGGTATGTCGCAATGTACacgatatccatgatcaagAACTAGAACTAATGATTGAAGCTCCTGCAACTGAACCCGCCAAGCCCGACGCTGCTCCGGCCACCGAAGCACCCGCTCCCGCTCCCGAGCCTGCCAAGACCGAGCCCGCCCCGGCTGCTGCCCCTGCTGCCGCAAATGCTCCTGTCGCCGAGACTCCAGCTCCCGCCCCCGCTGCTCCTGAGACTACACCTGCTGCTCCCGCTGAGGCTCCTaaggaggaagacaagaaggatACTCCTCCCGCTCCCGCTCCTGCCCCTGTGGCCTCTGCTTAAGTGCGACTCGAACAAGGTTACCTTCTCTCGAGGTAAGATCTCGATGAGAACACCTTGATCGATTAGAGTACCAAGAATGTGCGTTCGTAATTGTCTTAGAGGCATGAGTCTTTTAGTTGCATGACAGGTTCGCTGTCCATGTCTGTTAGCTTTTCTCCTAGCAGTTGGCTGGATACCCAGAGAGAAAAGTGTCGCGATGCTTTGTTTTAAATATATACCCGCTTTCTATATCCTAGATACTTCCCTCGCTCCAATTTCAGATTGTGCTTTTATAGGATTAGACTGCAATTTGAGGGGATTGTGATGAGATATCAGATGTTTTCCACAGTCTAAACTCATGATCGTATGAGATGCATGGTTGGAATCTCATGGAATTCTATAGGATCGAATGCGCAAATCAATATCTATGTCCAGTCCTTGACTCCCTAATATGCTAAAATCTCCAGATGCTGGTATATGTATCCCTATGAATCTCTAGCCCACGGTGCTTTGGTAACAGTGATTTGTGCACTCGTAGATTCACTCGTAGGCGCAGCGCCTCGAGGTGGTCTAGCAAGTGACCCTGAACTGGGTCCTGGTGGTGGCATCCGAGTATAGGGAATGCCGGCTACTGGTGGAACTGGCATTCTGGCAGCTTGAGCCCATGGTGCAGCTGTTCCGGGCCCTGAAGGTACTGGGCCTGCTGTGGTTGGCTGGTTCGCCATATGGACGCTTTGTGCCGGAGTTGCAGCATCTGGATCAACATCccaagagaagagggaacCGAATGGGAAGTGCTGGACAACGGGGAACTTTGACAGCACTTCAGCGTTGAACATCTTGATCATACccttgttgatcttgccCCAGCCGTCTCGAATACCGGATATATCAAAGAGAATAGGACTGTGTTCCCAAAATGGGCCCTTCTTAACAtcgttgatgaagccaatGGCAGAAAAGTACATGTTGACCTGTCGCTGGTCCTCCACCACAGCGGCTTTGGTAACGTCGCTAGGCTTCGGCGCACCTTTGACAGATCCCTCCAAAGGCATCGGCTCGTCATCGTTTATGGGTCGTGTAAGTTGCGCGGAGCCGAATACGTATGGCATGAAGGAATGATCGTCGAGGCCCCAGACGCCGTGGGAACCAGCGGGTTCGAGAGTGTAGGTTAGGATGAGTTTTCTCACCACGTTGAGATATCTAACAGTGTTAGCGGTATCCATCCAGTATATGTGAAGGTAACCTACGGTTCGATAACCTTGAGGACGATCTCGCGCTCGATCTCGCCTCCTTGCTGTCCATCCTTGAAGTAACCCAGCTTCCATAGACACCCAAGAAACGCTATAAAGCTGAGCTCATGCCCAGTTCCATAGTCTAATCTTTGAACGCTGCCGAAACCACCAAGTAGGTAGCTAGAGACTTCCACTTTCGCCTTTCCATCGCCAATCTTGAGTGTTTCACCTAGAAGCCCTTCTCCTAACAGCTCGTCCAAATGCTCCTCAAAGATAGCATACCACTTTCGAAAGCTGACATTTCCAAATCGTCGAGGACCGGGGTCAGGCGGTGCttggtcgatgaagttctcgaCCTTTGCCAAAAGGTTCTGTAGAGCTTGGACGGACGGCGACGTCGGCGGTTTCGAATTGAGGGGAAAGGTGCGGGGGAGGGGTGACGGTGTTTGGATTCGAGGACATAAGGCGTGGTTAAGCTGGAGGATGAAGATTCCGATATCGCGGTAGGcgaggctggtgaggaagCGTGCGACGTCGGAGCCTTCGTTGATGCGCTTCGAGGGCTTGGTGAATGCTGGTGGGGAGCTGAGGTCCAAGATCTCGAGAGTCTGGTGTTTTGGAGGGGTTGCGGACGTCATGTTGACGGCGGCTCAAATCCTTGGTTACAGCGCTGAGGATTTCTTGACTATAAAACAAAAATGGAGTGTTGTTTGGGAGGATCGGGGGAGTTTTACGGTGCAAGAATAATAAGTGGGCGTTGGTGcttggttgaagctgaactGGTTCTGTTGGATGGTTGGAGATAATTTAGTAATCTATTTTCATGCTCGATAACCATGAAACTCCAAACGCATATGCCTACCTTAGCTTGAGGAACCATGAGTTCGCTTAGTTATAGACAATTACTTTTATCATTCTAGTAGTTCCTACGAGTTCCAGTCTCAGCATTCAAAAATATGTCTGATCTTGGTTGATCGGCTTCGCATGGCCTCATGGAAATTCTTGATAAGATATGCATACATGGATCATGATAATGTTTGCGACTGGCTGCTTTGAAGATATCCTACAGATATGCAACCACTTCACAGATAGAAACGTAGTTTCAAGATCCCAGGCCATCAAGCTACATAGTATCTATTTGATGCTTCAAGAATCAAGGTCGCATAAAATTTATATTCTTACCAGCTCCCGACAATTATGTCATTTGTCATGTCGCATGGGAGCTCCCAGTCCTAGCTTTAAGCTCCCGTTCTTAAGCTTCCCTCGCCCCACTTCCTCTTCCCAACCTTCAATGCGCCTGCTTTGAGCGCCGCTGTTCACCACTTCAACTCaatcttgaagctctcaGCTTGCCTCAAACTTACCTCTACAGCTAAGGAGCTGAAACGAAAAATTCTCGTTGAATTTTCGACGTCCCCCAACCGCGATTACATCGTTATCTGTGGACGCGCTGCCTTGGCGCGCGATAACACAACACAATAACAAAACCTCGAGATGGTGGTACAGCTGCGGTCCAGGGGTAAGGTCGGTGGATCATCAGCTGAGCCTGAAGCGACAAGAAAACCGCGAAAACGTACTGGAAGACAGCAGTCAGAGAGACCTTCCGCGCTTAAGCCAAGCATTGAGGTACAGATCAATGCATCAGGGTCGAACTCAAGTCGACAGTCAACCATTCATGCAATTCCGCAAGATCAGCCCTCTACCAGCCGAAGCCGGGTGACGAGATCGAAAAGAGCCAATACTCCCCATGAAAAACTGCCCTCGCCAACTCCGAGGAAACGTCGCGCTACGAACGCAAGTTCGAAAGACCAACCCGCCAAGCGCCAGCATCGTTCTCGTCGCAAAGCTGCGCTGGAAAatgctgaggaggatgaaCAACCTCAGCTGAACCAGGAACACGAAGAGGCCTCAGAAGCGGAGGAAAACGCCTTGCCGGAGCACCCGGACTTTATGAATATCATCAATTCGAACATCCTAGGTATCAACAGTTCTCGCAACGAGCTACCCATCAATGGCGAACTACACCCGGAGAGAGCTGGTAGGAGGATCTCTGAGGCAGAAGTTCCTCAGATTGCAGACTCGGACGAAAATATCGCCTTGGACGACATACCACAGGAGCAGGAACTAGGCAAAGCTGGAAATAACCAAGCTTCAACTACAAGTCCTGAGCAACCAGAAGCACCGCATGAAGAACTTCCAGTATCTGAGCAGGAGGCCCCTCAAGCGACGCAAGTAATGTCACAATTTGATACATCTTCTCGAAGGCAATCGTTACGACGAAAGCGTAGACGGCAGAGCCAGAAGCCGACTTATGACGCACCTGGTTATAATGCAAGGGGCGTGTCCCCAGATCTTGGTTCAGCAGTTCCTCAAGCGCCAGCCACAGAGGCATCAGCGTCACAACAAGTCCACGCTGGGGGTGATATCTATAACGTTCCGTCCGATGGAGAGCAACCAAGTCAGCCGATAGTTTTAAGAGGGGAGAAGGAGACCCACGGCACGCATGCTGAACATAGACGGAAAGCTAAGCAGGGCAAACGAAAAAGAAGCCAACCTGAGCAACAAAATGATCAAGCACCATCACAGGCCgagaaagagcaagaagaagggagaaaTGAAGAGAGTGCCAGAAAGAAAGATAAGAATGGAGATCAAGATGGGGAATATGAGGATGAAGGTCAAGACTCCGACAATGATGAGCCGGCAGCAGAACAAGAGCTTGATACATCGGATCTGGTTGAAGATTCGTTGCTGCTCGACGAACCACCAAGTGGTTTGCAAACAGCGCACCTAATTCCTACCGCCTGGATTAAACGAGATACAGTACAGAAACTCGTTTGGACCACGACTTATTCAGGGTGGATGAATGGAAGAAAGTGGAAGAAGGATGCTCTCGAGCTCGCAAAAACAGCTTCTGAAGCATTGAAAGAGGACGAACGTGTGCGATCAAGGCTTGTCTTGGCTAAACTTTACGATCTCTACGAACTTTGCAAGGAGATCCCGTCATCATCGATATCACAGCAGCTGGAATATATTCGCGAGCACACAGCCCAGCTCAACAGTTTATACACCACACTTCGCGTGACTATTGACGAGTTCATTTCATCCATCAACACGATAATGGAGCAGGGCGACGCGAAACAAGTGAGCAAGGGCTATCAATACGTGACAAAGTTGCACAGACGCATCATTCCTATGCTGGTTCTGGTATTAGATCAATCTTTCCAGGCTGGATGCGGAAGACCTGGTGAAAGTGCCAAAAAGCTAGGCTTTCAAAAAGGAGAATTTACAGTGTACACACTAGAGCCACTGGAGAGGGCTGCAGGCTGGGCCCTGAGACTCTCCCAGGTTGTGGAAAGCTGGTACGAGCTTCATCCTCCCAGGAGAGAACGTGATCAAGGCGAAGAGGCTAAGGAGCATCGGGGAATCTTCAGGGAAGCCACAAAGCAGCTAAAGGAATCGCTCGAGAAGGCCAGAGAAAGCATTGGTGCTATTAAGAGAGCACCGAACCAACGAAGGAAAGTTATGCAGAAGGATGAAGCTGTTCGAATGGAACGCGAGGCTGATGCGCAGCGGCGCAGAAACATCCAAGATATGCAGATGCAGCGTTTTCTACAGTCGATGCAGAAGATTGAATCATCTCAACCGCGTCCGCCCACGATAGGCTCATACCGACAGGCAGTGCGCAGCTACCAGTCCGCGACTAGTCGGTCAGGCTTAATCAGATCGCAAGAGCCGTCGGATGTTGAATATTTCGAGAAGCATGGCTGGCACTACTCGGAAGATGATCATCTCTTAAGTTTGATCCGAACCACATCCCACCCGAACTATGAGATCTTTGGCCGGGTGCTTCCTGATCGAGATCCCGATGAGCTGAAAGAGCGGTCAAATTATTTGAGGATGGTTATGCGCGACAAGTATGAGCGAAAGGGTATTCAACCGCCCGGGTGGTGTGTTGCTGAAGATTGAGACTAAGGTCAGGAGCTATTGGAGTTGGGAGCATTTGCTTTTACGATACCCTGAACAACGCGAGATACGTCTCTTGGAATTCAAGCGAACTGCGTATGATTAATGAAAGAACGGTTACGAGTGTGCATCGTTATGGCAAAATGTATTATTACCCAACGTACTACAGAACTCGCATCGATGGCGAATCAGTCATGATGAACTCATCGAGGCTCTCTTTGATGACATCAGGACCCAAGAGAAGCTGGTATTGGTTGTCAGCAGTTGAGTTGGTGTACGGATAACGTTTCATGTCTTCCATGGACGCCTGAGGTTCTGCCAACGGCGTAATGCCACATCATTGACATCCAAGGTAGCATTATCTGTCTATCACATTGACACATTCGGCGCATCAAGAACAAAGCATCCGTGATTCCACCAGCACATACACACTTGGGCGCCCTGCAATGGTGTGGTGGTTTAGACACTTGGCCTGTATCAGCCTGGACATATTGCATTgatctttggcttcttgtaTGATTGATCACAGACTTTGGAATTGGTTGAAGCGCCTTTAACGCCACATGTGATGGTGAAGGGACGACGCTATTGCCCAAGTAAGAAAAGTGGCGAATCAGGTCTAGGTCGTTTGGGGTAATAAGTCAACAGATTAGGATTTATTTTGGTCGTCTTCACGCGTTTTCCACGCGCCGTGGGAGATTTGATAGATCCAGCCACGAGCATGGATTTCGCCCTTGACCCTTTGTCTTTCGGCTCTTAATTGGCCTGAACCAAGAGAATATGAGGTTTAGGATAAAGTAGCTCATAGATCTTCAGGCTTCTGAAAGCTACCCAGGTCGTGGCTTGCATTAATTGCCGTGCATTGCATATAGTGCCTTACTTAGGTCGATACAGCGGGTCGTCGCATGCAGAACCAGATGTTGCCCAATGTCTAGGGCTTCTTTGGGGTATCTCAGTGGCCAGACTGATCTTTGCCTTAAAGAATGGTCCAGTGTTTCTGGCCCAAGACATTGAATGGCAGTCTAATGTCCGCCCAGTAGCGAAAGCCATCAGTCATTGGATCTTGAACCAGGAACCAAAGCCACCCGCGTAGCCCAAAGACCCCTGATTCAAAGCGACAGTGGACGACCAGCCCCGCCCCCCTGGAACGGTCGCTACAGTCCAACCGCTGGGGACCATCAGGGCCCTGAGAGAAAAAGCAATGTTAGTGGCCGGTGAAACTCCACTTTTACCACTGGGTGTGGAAATGGGAAGAACAGCTCAGGATATGGATCACAAGGTGATAGACCAAGAGGTACGTATCCATCCGCAATCTAATATCCCGTCCCATCGACAAGACAGCTCAGCTTtctctcttccctttccAATTTTATCTCCTCTCCCTCTAACAAGAAGCTTGCGAACATCGTCAGTGCAGGAGTCATTCTAGACTTCTCTAACTGCTTCATTGCATTGTTTCTTTCTTTCGTTCCTTAATTCTATCTGTCTTATACTCCACCGTTGTAAACGGTTTTCTAGCTGCCAGCGAAGCGCGGTTTTGCTGGATAAAAAGGAGTCGAACTCAAGGTGAGATTAACCAATTCCTAGCGGCTGATACCTACATACCCTTGACATAAGAGCTCATGGCTCGTGCTGTTTTCTCCCCTGGCATCTCTTGATTATCCTGGGATGACAGGCGAGCTTGGTTGTTGAACGACTGACTTAAAAAGTCCCGTGCGAAATCCATATATAACCTGTCACGGGTACACTTCTCTTTACTTTTCTCTTTGCTAATATTTGCTTTTCTTATAGaactttatttttaattGCCCTTTCGACCCCGCAAACATGTCTGAATCCGAGAGCTTTGATGTTGTTCAGCACGAGGAAGCTGTCGCTTCTCAGTCTGATGCTGCTGCCACTGAGCCCGAGAGCCCTCAGGCAACCGCTCCTGCGTCCCCCGAGACTCCCAAGGAGAAGGCAAAGGAGAACGGAGAGTCAAAGCCAGCTTTGAAGAAGCCTACTACAACCTCCACGACGGGTACTCGTCGACCTGGCTCTACTTCGACCACGGCCAAGCCTGCTGCGACTAGCACTCGTGCGCCTGGCGGTCTGAGCAAGCCCCCAACCCGACCTCCTGCCTCGACTGTTCGCCGTCCTGCGACATCGACTTCTAGCGCGAGCCACCGAAGCCGACCTAGTATGAGCGCCAGCGAAGATGACAAGAAGTCGACCACCTCCACCGCTTCTTCTGCTCGTAGAACAAGCTCTATTGTGTCTAGCCCGGGCAAGACTGCTGAGAGGAGGACCGTTGGTACTACAAGTTCGACAACTGCTACCCGACGACCTGCGTCGACATCCACCGCGGCCCCACGAACTTCTACTACCCGAACGGCAGCTACCCCTAGCACTACCGCGACACGAACGGCCGCCACTCGATCAACGGCTGCAACACCCACCGCCAGCAAGCGTCTCTCTACTTCGGGCTCCTTGACTGCTGCTTCCCGAACTGCAACTCgacctgctgctgcttctgcgGAATCTGCCAAGGAAATCGAGGccctcaaggccaagctgGCGGAGGGTGAGAGCGAGATCGAAGCTCTCAAGATTGAGGTGAAGAGCTCAGAGGAGAAGATCGCTGAGCTCACTGAGAAGATTTGGTAAGGAGGTGACCCCTGCCGAGACCGACGCGAAGCCCAGTGAAGACAACGACGAAGCAATTGCCACTCTCAAGTCTGAGCACGAGTCTGCAATTGCTGCTCTCGAGAGCCAGGTTTCTGAGGCGAATGAGAAGCTGCATGCTGCAGAGAGcgatcttgagaagcttcgaGCTGACCTTGATGCTGCTGTTAGCGCCAAGGAAGCAAGTGAGACTGAGCTTGACtcattgaagaagcagctcgaggctgctcaggctgagaatgaggagaaACTCAACTCTAGTCAGGAGGCACTCCAGAAAGCCATTGAGGAGAACGCATCCAAGATCGAGGAGCTGAAGGCTGtccttgaggctgagaaggcaTCTGCTATCGAGGCGCTGGAAGCAAAGCACAAAGAGAATCTTGAGAAGGGCCAGACTGACGCTTCCTCTCACGAGACTGCTTTAGCTGAGCTCAAGGCTTCTCATGAGGCTGCGGCCGCTGAGTTGCAAAAGAAGATCGACGAATTAACCTCTTCGCAGTCAGCCCTCGAATCCGCTAACgacgacaagctcaagtctgAGCAGGAGGAGCACAGCTCTAAGATTTCTGCTCTTGAGGCTGATGCCGCGGAGGCTAAGGCGAAGCTggaggctgctgagaaggaTGCCGAGGCAGCCAAGTCTGAGGTTGAGTCTCTCAATGGCGAGATTACCAAGCTTCAGTCTAGCTTGTCCGAGAAGGAAACTGAGCTCGAGGCTGCTAAGCAAGATCTTGCTAAGGCTCAAGAGGAGGCTGCATCCCTGAAGGCTGCTGCCGAGGAGGCTCAAAAGTctcttgctgagaaggaagacgaaattgccaaggtcaaggagatGCACGAGGAGCGCATGAAAAGCATTTCTCAGGATTACGAGACCGAAATCGAGTCTCTTCGAGGAGACGCCTTTTTCAAGCGCAAGTACGAGGAGCTTGAAACCCAGCACAACGAGCTCCAGACCTCCTCTTCAGAGGCTGCTGAAGGCCACAGCAA
This genomic stretch from Fusarium oxysporum f. sp. lycopersici 4287 chromosome 2, whole genome shotgun sequence harbors:
- a CDS encoding serine/threonine-protein phosphatase 2A activator 1 is translated as MTSATPPKHQTLEILDLSSPPAFTKPSKRINEGSDVARFLTSLAYRDIGIFILQLNHALCPRIQTPSPLPRTFPLNSKPPTSPSVQALQNLLAKVENFIDQAPPDPGPRRFGNVSFRKWYAIFEEHLDELLGEGLLGETLKIGDGKAKVEVSSYLLGGFGSVQRLDYGTGHELSFIAFLGCLWKLGYFKDGQQGGEIEREIVLKVIEPYLNVVRKLILTYTLEPAGSHGVWGLDDHSFMPYVFGSAQLTRPINDDEPMPLEGSVKGAPKPSDVTKAAVVEDQRQVNMYFSAIGFINDVKKGPFWEHSPILFDISGIRDGWGKINKGMIKMFNAEVLSKFPVVQHFPFGSLFSWDVDPDAATPAQSVHMANQPTTAGPVPSGPGTAAPWAQAARMPVPPVAGIPYTRMPPPGPSSGSLARPPRGAAPTSESTSAQITVTKAPWARDS